Proteins encoded within one genomic window of Candidatus Omnitrophota bacterium:
- a CDS encoding AbrB/MazE/SpoVT family DNA-binding domain-containing protein, whose product MAVWMTATLSSKAQITLPKRVRELLGLRGKGDQVGFVVDEKTHRIIMTKITLVPEEEPYTAEELRKLLKLAKAPGGKAFPSAEAFLKHVRSL is encoded by the coding sequence ATGGCCGTATGGATGACCGCCACCTTAAGCAGCAAGGCCCAGATTACCCTGCCGAAGCGGGTGCGCGAACTGTTGGGTCTGCGGGGGAAAGGGGACCAAGTCGGGTTTGTGGTGGATGAAAAAACTCACCGGATTATCATGACCAAGATCACGTTGGTGCCCGAGGAAGAGCCGTATACCGCCGAAGAACTGCGCAAGCTGCTCAAGCTGGCCAAGGCGCCAGGGGGGAAGGCCTTTCCTTCAGCCGAGGCGTTTTTGAAGCACGTGCGATCGCTCTAG